Below is a window of Agrobacterium vitis DNA.
ATCGGCCTCATGGGTTTGGGAGGGATGATCATCCGCATAGAGCATCACCCGGTCGGTGGTCGTATCATGAAGGGCTGCCAGAAACAGTGTATCCTGCGGGATCGCGATACCGGTCTCGATCAGTCCGGCCCGGACATCAGGGTCATTCAGCAAGACCGCCAGCAACCGGGCATTGACCTCTCCCGAATAGCCGCCGCAGGCACCGCAATGCAGGCCACTGGCATGGGGATTGTTGACGGTATTGGCGCCGTGCCCTGTCAGAAGCACCAGCCGTGCAAAGCCCGAGGTCAGCGACATGGCGCGCAGCACCGCACCGGCGGCCTTGATCCGGGTCGCTACATCAAGCGCCGGGTCGAGTTGGGGGGCGGGATCATTTGGAACTGGAGCGTGGGGGAGGCCGAGGGCATCACTCAGCAATTTGCCGACATAGATCGGCCCTGTGGCCTCGACGAAAGCGAAGGAAGAGACGGCGGCCAGCTTGAACCGGCCCCAGGCCCGCTTCGCCCGCGCCTTGACCCGCTGCGGCTCGGCATCCTCGGCCCTGTTGGGTCCGCCAGCGCTGGATTTGAGTGCAGGGTTGAGGAGAACCGGAAGCCGCAATTCCTCGACATCGGAGGCAAAGCGGCGATGCGCCGTGCCCAGACCGAAAAAGCCTGCAAAGCCAAGCGTCTGGATCTGTGGATCGGTGCTCTCTAGCGCACGGCGAAACACTTCCGAGCGCACATCGATGCAGAAGGCGGCCTGAACCAGAGGCCGGGTTTCGCATTTCTGCGGGGCAGTTTTTGTCAAAGTCCGAGCCAGTTCCCGCTGTGCCGCCCGTTCGGCTGCGTCCTGAAGGATGGCGTCGATTAACAGATCGGGCGTCGCCACGACCGGTGCCGCATGGGCCGCCCGCATATGCGCCCAGGCTTCGCCGATTTGGTCGCCATAGCGCAGAAACAGCGCCTCCTCCCATATCAGCCGGATTGCCAGAAGGTCCGTAATCGTTTGGTCGGCACCACCGGCCAGTTCCGCTTGCCAGAGCTTGTAGCGTGCATATTGCCCCCAACCGCCCAATGACATCAGCATCTGATGAAAATAGGTCTCCAGCGCCCCGGCAGGCAGACTGAGACGGATGGATGCACGGGCGATAACCGCCATCGCCGTTTCCGGCGCCTCCGACACATGCCGTGCAAAACCGCGCAGACCGGCGATTTCCGGCGTCAGGTCATGGGTTGCCACGGCCCGCCAGGCGCTATAGGCGCTTTTGCCACGCGGCGCGGCCCACAGCGCCTGTCCCTCATCGAAATAGCCCGCCATCCAGGCGCCGAGCCGTTCAGTGATGAGACCCGGCCATTCCACCCCGGAGACCTGCGCCGCCAGATCCGCCACTGAGGACAGTGCTTTTGGCCTTGGTGGGTTGAGAGTGGCTGCAGCCTTCAGGGCGGCAAGATCGGTTGGCCGCAGATCGGCAGGCGCGCAGGCCCAGGCGGCCAGCAGATCCGCATCGGAAATCTCGCCTGCGGCGATCTTCTGCTGGTACCAGTGGCGCGGCATGGTGATGGTGATGCCTGCCACGCGCGCCAGCCGGGCGCCCGCCTGGGCTAGGGTTTCGCCAGCCTGCCCGAGAAAGGGATTGACGGCGACGCTCGACATCAGCGGCCAGACGGGGGGAATGGCACGCGCGGCACGGTCCGCCGCCGTCTCGAAGATCATTGGATCGGCTTGGGTCGGGATATGGCTATGCAACATGGTCAAAACTCCGATTTCATCAAGACAGGCTGCGGATCGACCAGCCACCGACCAGGCGGTCGAAGATGGCATTGACGTAGAAGCCGTTGGAAAGATGGACGCGCAGGCCCGCCGCTGCCGGATGATAGGCCCAGAGCGGAAACATGGCCTGCACCACGGCAACCAGACCGAAGCTGACGACGGCCAGCACGATCAGCGCCCATTCCAGCGGTTGCGGTGCAGGCGTGGGGGGCAAGATCCCTGAGGTCATCAGGGTGGCAGCCATTTGCAGTGCGAAATAGCCGACCGAGGTCGCTATGGCATAAACCGCCGTGCGCCGGGTCAATGCCTTGGGGGCTGCATCGGCAAAGCCTTGGGCGAGCATGTAGGCGACACCGAAAATCAGGATGGCGCCAAGTGCAATGGCCTGTGGCGATTTATGTGTCAGCCCGAAACACAGACCCACGACGCAGTAGATGGCAAGGGCAGACAGAAAGGCTCGCCCGACCGCGCCCGCATCGGGTACGGCCACCGGGCCGGGCCGGGGAAGTGCTGCAACCCGCTCCACCGCGCCACCAGAGGCCAGAAATGAGTGGGCCTTATAGAGCGAATGCGCCACGATATGCAGCAGGGCCAGCGCAAACAGCCCCAGGCCGCATTCGAAGATCATGAAGCCCATCTGAGCAACGGTGGACCAGGCCAGCGAGGTTTTGACCGCCGGTTGGGTCAGCATCACCAGACTGCCGAACAAGGCCGTGAAGCCGCCCAGTATGACCAGCGCTGCCAGCACGCCGGGAGCGAGCAGCATGACATCGGCAAAACGGATCAGCAGAAAGCCACCGGCATTGATCACCCCGGCATGCAAAAGCGCTGAGACGGGGGTTGGCGTTTCCATCACTTCGGTCAGCCAGCCATGGGTGGGAAACTGCGCGGATTTAAGCGCGGCTGCCAGCGCCAGCAGGCCTGCTGCGGCAACAATAAGGGCTCCGCTCTGTCCTGCGTCATATCCGGCACGGGCAGCATTGAGATTTTCACCGATATCGGCGGTTCCATAGGCGATTGCCAGCAAAGCGGCCGCACCGGCCAGCGCTGCATCGCCGAGGCGGGCGGTGATGAATTTCTTGCGTGCGGCGCGCTGGGCCGCCACCCGGCCCGGATAAAACAGCAGCAATTTGTGGAGAAACAGACTGGTGGCGATCCAGGCGAGCACCAGTTGCAGCAGGTTGCCCGCCATGACCAGCATCAGCACCGAGGCGAGGGTGGCGCAGAGCCAGCCGGTGAACGGCCCCTGCCGGTCTTCGCCGTCCAGATAAGTGGCGGCATAGCGTGTGACCACCCAGCCGATGAATGTCACCAGAACCAGCATGGTGGCGCTGACGGCATCCAGCCGAACCGATAGACCCACCGTGGCAAACCCAATCAACGGGCTGTTGCCTGGGCCAATCATGATCAGCGTGATAACTGAGGCCAGTGCGACTGCAAGCGCCAACAGCGCGGCTGCTTGGGCCAGTCGAGGACTATGTCTGGGCCGTTGCTGTTGTTGCGTAAAGCTGATGGCGGCGCTTACAAGCAGGGCAAGGGGCGCCAGCAAGGGTAGGAAATGAATGGACACGGAGGTATTCCCTTCAGGCAGGATCGCTTCGGGAGCCACTACTATCCAAGACCTGTTCCCAAGAAAAATTCATTGTTTTGTCGATATCGTTCGTTTTAAAAGAACGATATGAGAGATCTTAATTTCAATCATCTGCGCTATTTCTGGGCGGTCGCGCATGAAGGCAGCCTGACACGTGCCGCTCAACACATGAACCTGTCGCAATCGGCACTCTCGGTTCAGATCCAGAAACTTGAACATCAGATGGGGCATGCGCTGTTCGAGCGTGTCGGCAAGAAGCTTGTGCTGACAGAGGCTGGGCAGATCGCGCTCGATTATGCAGATACGGTGTTCAAGGCCGGTGACGAATTGATGAGCACGCTCAGTGGCCGCCCCACCTCCAGCCGCCAAGTGCTGCGGGTCGGGGCGCTGACGACGCTGTCGCGCAACTTCCAGCTGGAATTCCTGCGCCCGCTGGTCGGTCGCTCCGACGTGGAACTGATCGTGCGGTCCGGCAATATGCGCGATCTTCTGGCGCAACTCGAAGCCCATGCCGTCGATGTGGTGCTGGCAAATAGCGCTGCCCCGCGTGATGCACGCTCACTGCTGCGCAATCATCTGCTGAACGAGCAACCGGTCAGCCTGGTCGGTCGCCCCCGGCTTGGTGGGCAGAGTTTCACATTCCCCCACGATCTGAGCACCGAGCCATTGCTGCTGCCCAGCCTCGACAGTGATATCCGCGTGGCCTTCGACCGGATTCTCGAAATGGCTGGCATCAGACCGGTCATTCTTGCCGAGGTGGACGATATGGCGATGCTTCGCCTTTTGGCACGCGAGCGTGAAGGTGTCACACTGGTGCCACCCATTGTCGTGCGCGACGAACTGGAGACTGGCTTGCTCATTGAGCATTGCCGTATTCCCGAAGTGACGGAGAGCTTTTACGCTATAATTCAGAAGCGGCGGTTTCCAAACACATTGCTGGCTGAATTGCTAGAGCATCGCACCGAAAAGTGGGAACCGGTTTTCGGTGCGATGCAGTGACTAAAACTGAGAACAACGTGCCGTTTGCGATTTTCTTCTCAATGCTCTGACGATGCGAGAGCGCCAAGGATCTGGGCAAAAGGGGACGGAAACTGATCCCGTCCCGGATTTACATCATTCCCACTCGATCGTGCCGGGCGGCTTGGATGTCACGTCATAGACGACACGGTTGATGCCGCGGACTTCGTTGATGATGCGGGTGGCGGCGCGGCCTAGGAACTCCATGTCATAGTGGTAGAAGTCAGCGGTCATGCCATCGACGGAGGTGACGGCGCGCAGCGCGCAGACGAATTCATAGGTACGGCCATCGCCCATCACGCCGACGGTCTGGACCGGCAGCAGCACGGCGAAGGCCTGCCAGATAGCATCGTAAAGGCCAGCCTTGCGGATTTCGTCCAAATAGATGGCGTCTGCTTCGCGCAGGATGTCGAGCTTTTCGCGGGTGACGCCGCCCGGGCAGCGGATGGCAAGGCCAGGGCCGGGGAAGGGATGACGGCCAATGAACGAGTCGGGCAGGCCAAGCTCCTTGCCCAGAACGCGCACTTCGTCCTTGAACAATTCACGCAGCGGTTCCACCAGCTTCATGTTCATCCGGTCCGGAAGGCCGCCGACATTGTGGTGGCTCTTGATGGTGACAGACGGGCCGCCGGAGAAGGAAACGCTTTCGATGACGTCAGGATAGAGCGTGCCCTGGCCGAGGAAGTCTGCGCCGCCGAGCTTCTTGGCTTCTTCCTCGAAGGTCTCGATGAACAGGCGGCCAATGATCTTGCGCTTGGTTTCCGGGTCGGACACGCCTTCCAGCTCGCCGACGAAGCGGTCGATGGCATCGACATGGATCAGATGGAGATTGTAATGTTCCTTGAACATGGCAACGACATCTGCCGCCTCGTTCTTGCGCATCAACCCGTGGTCAACCAGAATGCAGGTCAACTGGTCGCCGACCGCCTCATGGATCAGCAGAGCTGCGACCGAACTATCGACCCCGCCGGACAGGGCGCAGATCACCCGCTTGTCACCGACCTGGGCACGGATCTGCTCGACCGCCTTGGCGCGGTAGGCCGACATGCTCCAGTCGCCGGTAATGCCAGCGATATTATGGACGAAATTCTGGATCAGCTTGGCACCATCAGGCGTATGCACCACTTCCGGGTGGAACTGTACGGCGTAGTATTTGCGGGCCTCATCGGCAATGAACGCGAAGGGCGCATTGGACGAGGTGGCCAGAACCCGAAAGCCCGGCGGGATCGCGGTGACGCGGTCGCCATGCGACATCCAGACCTGATGGCGTGAGCCAACCGACCAGAGGCCTTCGAACAGCTTGCAATCCTGCTCGATCTCAAGGAAGGCACGCCCGAATTCGCGGTGATGTCCGGCTTCCACCTTGCCACCCAGTTGGGCGCAGATGGTTTGCTGGCCATAGCAGATACCGAAGATCGGCAGGCCGCTGTCGAAAATCACCTGGGGAACGCGAGGACTGCCTTCATCCAGTGCCGAGGCGGGGCTTCCAGACAGGATAACCGCCTTTGGCTTCAACCGCGCGAAGCCCTCTTCGGAGGACTGGAAAGGGACGATTTCGCAATACACGCCGGTTTCACGAACGCGCCGCGCAATCAGCTGCGTTACCTGGCTGCCGAAATCGATGATGAGAACGCTGTCGGGATGTGCTGTCTGGGTCATGTCGAGCCTTTAATGAAAAGCAGTGTCCGTGGCAATCCGGGAAATGCCGGCATGGCAAAAAATCTCTTGTTCGGCGCGGCCGGATCAGAACCAGAAGGTGCCGTATTCCACCGCCTTGACCAGCGCGTCTACCGCCTGGGCCAGATTGCGGTCAACGACACCAAGATACTCCGTCCAGTCGCCGACATGTTTCAGTTCCGCCTTGCCATCAGAAATGCCGCGAAGGCCGATCAGCGGCAGGTTGAAGGTCTGGCAGGCGCGCAGCACCGCATAGGTTTCCATATCGACCATGTCGGCGGAGATACTGTCATAGACCGGGCCTGAGACGATATTGCCGCCGGTCGACAGGCTGGCCACGGCAACGCCGGGAATGCGCAGCGGCAGGTCCACCGTAGCTGGCAGATCGAGGAAGGGTGTACGGCCTTTCTCGAAACCGAGCGGCGAGGCGTCCATATCCCGGTAAGCGACTGAGGAGACCTGGTAGACCGCGGTCTGTTCCAGCCGTGACGAGCCTGCCGAACCCAGCGAGACGACGAGATCGGGAAGCGTTCCTGCTGCCTGGAGGTCTCTTAGGGCATTGGTGGTGACAATGGCGCTTTCCACCGGACCGACCCCGGTCATCAGCGGTTGGATGCGCAGGCGCAGGAGCGGGCCATATTCGGCATCGACGGCCATGACGAACAGAATGGACTTGCTGCACACCGATTTCAGATCAAACGTCATTCCCTGATATCCTCACGGCCCCGCATCACCATCAGTGTGCTGGTCATCGAGGCAATTAATTTGGCTGGGCCGTCGGAGATGGCATAGCCACGGCCGTCGGCGACGATAATGGTGGAGCCGGGCTTGGTGATCTCGCCGCGAAACAGAAACCGGTCGCCGCGCCCGGGCGACATCATATTGACCTTGAATTCGATGGTCAGCAGCGAGGTCTCCGGTGCGATCACCGTATAGGCGGCGTAGCTGCAAGCTGTGTCGAGGGCGGCGGAAATCACGCCTGCATGCAGGAAGCCATGCTGCTGGGTGAGCTTGTCGTGAAAAGCCAGCTCGATTTCCACCAGTTTATGGCTGATGCGGGTCAATTCCGCGCCGATGGTCTGCATGGCGCCCTGCCGTGCAAAGCTTGCCGTGATCCGTTGCTGGATATCCGCGTCCATGTGGCTGCCGCCTCTTTCCCTCTCGTCTGCCTGCCATTTGGCATGACAGAACCGGTTCGGCAAGCCTGTTGATCGGGTTTGGCCTGTTGATGGGCTTTGGGCACGACGGTTTTGCGGCGGTGGTTAATTCAGCAGGAAAAGCGCGCCGTTCAGCACAGTGGCGAAAGAAACCCAGGCGAAATAGGGGATGAAGCATAGCATCGCCACCCGGTCCAGGCGCCGGACCTGCCAGACAAAGGCGAGGATCAGCGCCAGCATCGGCAGGATGACAATCAGGCCAAGACCGGTGCTGTGTGCGCCGAAGAACGCCGGAGACCAGAGGAAATTCAGCAGCATCTGGCCAAACCACAGCGCCATGGCACGCGATGCGCCCCGCGATTGCCGCATCCGCTGCCAGATCCGAGCGCCTGCAAGGCCGATCAGCACATAAAGCACGGTCCAGACTGGCCCGAAGATCCAGCCGGGCGGATTGAAAAAAGGCTTTTCTAGCCCGTCATACCAGTCGCCCGGCAGATTGGTCAGGCCGATCATTGTGCCGATACCGGTGACGGCGGCCATGAAGATGAGATTGGTGAGAGCACTGCGCATGACGAGACTATCTATAGCATCAAGCCCTGGATGGAAGGGGATAAGCGATCCTTAGATGCGAATGATGTGCTGGTCCCAGTTCACGGTCTCTGATCTGTCCAGGAACCGGCCATCATAGGAGGACGTCGCAAAGCCATGGGCCGCAGGCGCGATACCAGCCGCCTCGCTCAGGCTGGCGGTGTCCAGCACCTTGCCGCTATCGGCATCCAGTGTTACCGAAAGGCCGCCATTTGGTGAGGTGATACCGACCAGTCCCTCGCGACGGTTGACGGCAATCGCCCCGACATAATTGGCAAGTCCACGGGTGATATCCGGCGGCAGATCGAGCCAGTGCAGGGCTTCGCCCCGCCTGAAATGGCCGACCAGTGGCGGCAGGTCGCGGCGTGGGCCTTCATACTGGCAGGCAAACCAGATCCGGCCACGCGCGTCGAGATCGATATGCCGGGTGGAAAGCTGGCGCAGGGCGTCTGGCAGCGCGTGTTTTTCAATCAATGCGCCGGTCCTGGCATCGGCCAGCACCAGAGATGGCTGCATATGGTCGAGATTGAGCTTGGTGCGGCCAAAATCTGGATTGGTCTCAATGCCGCCATTGGCGATGATCAGCAAGCTGCCGTCATCGCTGACGCTCATGTCATGGGTGCCAATGCCATGGGCGGAAAATTCGCCGATCCGGCTAAACCCGTTAGTCGCATCGTAAAGCCCGATCATGCCGCGATTGTTGTCGAAATCGTTCTCGCTGGCATAGAGCAGCTTGCCATCGGGGGAAAAATGCCCGTGGCCGTAGAAATGGCGGCCCGCCGGGGCGTTGACGACCACGGGTGCCACCTGCTGTTGCCGGTCGAAGATGAAAATGAATGTGCCGGGACGCCTCGCAAAGGCGGCCACCTTATTGGCGCTGGCCGCAAGCCCATGGGCGCGGCCTGGCAGGGCGACGCGCGCAACGATCCGGCCATCTTCGCTGAGCAAGGCGGCGCCAAACGATCCATCTTGGCCACGAAAGGCGGAGGCATAGACGGCATCGGTTGCCGTCAGCGCTTGCGCCTGCGCCTCAGTCAGCCCGGCCAGATAAACGGCGCCTGCGGCTTTCAGAAAGTGTCGTCGGTCCATCAACGCGCCGCGCATCGGGATCAATCCCCGTCCGCGAAGGAAAAACCGGCACTGAGGCCGACGCCGCCGCCCAGTCCGTCGCTGAGATCGGTGATCATGCTGCGGCTGTCATCGAGCAGGCTGACCAGTTTCTTGCGGTTTTCTGGTTGACCGACTGCCGCCTCGATATCCGGCGTCATGGATTGGGTGGTCTGGATCAGCCGGTCGGCCAGCGTATTGATGGCGGGGATGACACTCCGCTTGCCCTCCGGCAACAGGTTTGCAGCGCCGGTGTCGTTGAGAAGCTGTTTGAGGCCGTTCAGGTTTTCCTGCATGCTGACGAAGGTCAGGCCGGAGCGCCAGAAAATCGCCTGCTTGGGCGCGATACGGCCCCCTGCGCCTTTGAAGAATGTTTCGATCCGCTCGTCGCGCACGGTTTCGGTTCCGTGGACGAGAATGCCGAGCAGGCCGGTGACGGCCTCCGACGGGGTGCGGAAGACATCATTGTCCGGGCCCGGCTGTTTCCAGGCGGTCTGGATGCCGCCGGGCGCTTCCCAGAGGCTGGACAATTCACCGGCCATGTTTTCGATATTGCCAGCAATTGCTGCGCCATAGCGGCAGCGGAACGCGCCGTCGGCCTGGTTCAAAGTCTCGGAGCCGGTGCCGTAGAGGACATATTCCAGCGCGCCAAGACCCTGGATCGCCACGCTTTTCTCATGCAGGGCTTCCGGCTTGGTGAAGCTGTCGTCATTGGAGGCGATGGCACCCTGGATCTGCTTCAGCGCCAGCCCCTTGCGGTCCGGGTAAAACAGGATGTGTTCAAAGCGGTTTTCCTCGATCACCGGCCCGACCCGGACGATCTCGATCCGCGCCCAGGCGCGCACGGCCTGCTCAAAGCCATCCTTGGCCGCTTTGACGGTTTGGTCGGAAGGGGTCGCGCAGAGGGCATTCATCCCGGCATGCAGGGCCTTGGCCTTGTCGAGGAAATTGCGATAGCCGGGGCGGATAAAGCCATCCACGGTCTTTGCCATCACATCTGGAACTGCGGCGGTTTGCAGGGCCGTCGCATGGGGGGCGGCGTCCTGCGCCAAGACTGGCAAGGCCTGGAGCGGGAGGAAGGAAAGTGTCAGGGCGAGGGTCAAAATCCGGCATCGAGCATTGGGCATCAGAGTGACTCCAGAAATGTAATCAACGCCTTGCGGTCGCCCGGCGTCATGGATGCAAAGGCGTTGCGGGCTTTTTCCGCCTCGCCGCCGTGCCAGAGAATAGCTTCTGGCAGGGAGGTGGCGCGCCCGTCATGCAGATAGGCCTGGCGACCGCCCACTTTGGCTGTGAGACCGAGGCCCCAGAGCGGCGGCGTGCGCCATTGCTGGCCGCTGGCCAAGCCGACCTGTTGCCCGTCGGACAGATCGGGACCCATATCATGCAGCAGGAAATCGGAATAGGGCCAGATCAGCTGGAAGGAAAGGGCCGGGTAGGCGGCATTGCGCCGCGTCACATATTTCGGCTGGTGGCAGCTGGCGCAACCGGATGCATAAAACAACGCCTTGCCGGCCAGAACCTGGGGCTTTGTCACGTCGCGGCGCTTGGGAGGGGCCAGCGTTTCGCTATAGAATGTCATCAGATCCAGCACCGGCGGCGGTGCCTCGACCGGGCCAAGCCTTACCTGCACGCCGTTCGGCATTGCCAGGCATTGCGGCTGGTTTGCCGTGCAATCGCCTGCATGACGCGGATCGTCGGGAGAGGAGATGCCGATGTCACCGGCCAAGGCGCTCGCCGCCTGATCGCGGACCGTGGCGTTTTCCGCTTTCCAGCCGAAACGTCCGATCTTTATTTCGCCGCTCAGATGGTCGCGCACCTTGGCAACAGTACCCGAAACGCTATTGCCCGCTTGCGCCTGCCGCTCGGCATTGGCCAGAATATCCTCGTCGGCAATCGCCTCGATCAGGCCCATGCCGATCATCGGATTGGCGATGCGGGGCGACAGCGTGGTGTCTGCTCCAAGCGGACCATAACCGAGCGCGTCGATGCTGTAGGTGGGAACCCGCAGCGTCTCCGTTTCACCGCCGGCAAGCGTTACGGTTTTCGGTTGATAGGTCACGGCCAGCCGCCCCTCGGCGGCAAGACCGGGTACGGCGCGGTCCTGCAATTGCCGGCCATAGGTGTCATCGCCAAAATTCAGCGCCTTCAAGGCGGCAATCGCGGCCTTTTCCTCGTCGGTATGCGCGGGTCGAGCCAGTCTTAGAAACATCGAGGTGGCATCGCCATCCGGTCCGGGTGGATGGCCACGACCGCCGCGCTGATGACAGCTTTCGCAGGAGCGGGCGTTGAACAGCGGCCCCAATCCGTCCGAGGCCTGGGTGGAGGAGGGAGCGGAGACCCAGAATTTCTGAAAAAGCGCTTCGCCAAGTGAAAATTGCTGCTGCTGCTCGAAACTCAAGGTGGCGAGCGGATGGGTAAAGGCCTTGGCATCGGCGGGACCAGTAGAACTCGCAGCGCCCGCCGTCATCGCCTCAAAGGCTTCGGCTTTTGAAAAGTCGTTGGTGGGGACTGTAACGGCATTGACCTTGATGCGATCGGCCGGTGTGAGATCCGGGCGCAGCTCCGCTGCAAAGGCGCCTGCTATCAGGCTGCTTTCGAGCAGGCTTCCCATCAGCAGGGCACCGCCAAGCAGGATTATCGTCGCTGTCTTCAGCCGCACGTTCGGCATCCCTATGATAATGGCCGCCGCCCGGTGGTGGGCAGCGGCCATCTGTTTTTAATGGTATTTTACTTGAAGACGGCGCTGGGGTTGTCGAGGCTGTCGGAGCCTTCCAGCTTGACTTCGCCGAGATCGAGGGCAGCCACGACGCGCTGGATCGACTTGGTCTGGTCGATCAGGCCGTCGATACCAGCCTGAACGGTGGCATTGCCTTCCTTGTTGTTCTCGGCAATCATCTGGTCATAGTGCTCGACGGTCTTGGCACGCTTCACGAGAGCGGTCATCGCCTTCATGGTGGTGTTCAGCTTGGACTTCATTTCCTTGTCCAGAGCCTTGTCCTTGGCGGCAACCAGATCCGACAGGGACGGACCAGTCATCTTGGTGCCATCGACGCGGGTATATTTGCCGGTATAGGCCGAGCGGATGCCGAGTGCGTCGTAATAATGCGAATTATGGGTGTTGTCGGAGAAGCAGTCATGCTCTTCTTCCGGATCGTGCAGCAGCAGGCCGAGCTTCATTCGCTCGCCAGCCAGTTCGCCGTAGGACAGCGAGCCCATGCCGGTCAAAATAGCTTTGAGGCCGGAGGTTGGATCGGCCAGCAAGGTCTTGGTTGCTTCGCCTTCCGGCTTCCAGGCATCGACCATTTCCTGAAGGTCGGAGACCAGCAGGGTCGAAGCCGACTTCAGATATTGGGCGCGCCGGTCGCAATGGCCGCCGGTGCAATTCTTCAAGTCGTAATCGGTAAAGGGACGGTTGCCAGCGCCTGGGCCGGTGCCGTTCAAATCCTGTCCCCAGAGCAGAAATTCGATGGCATGGTAGCCGGTTGCCACATTGGCCTCGACGCCACCGGCTTCCTGGAGCTTGTTGGCCAGGAAATCCGGTGTCAGATTGGTGGCATCCACCTCTTCGCCGTTGATCTTGATCTTGGTATTGGCAATCACATTGGCGGTGTACAGCGCATTCGTATCGCTTTCCGTGCCGTAGGATTTATCGACATAGTCGATCAGGCCTTCGTCCAGCGGCCAGGCATTGACCTTGCCTTCCCAGTCATCAACGATCTTGTTGCCGAAGCGATAGACTTCCGACTGCTGATAGGGCACGCGAGCCTTGATCCAGGCGGAGCGAGCCTTGTTGAGCGTCGATTTGCTGGGCTTGGCAAGCAGCGCGTCAACGGCAGCATCCAGCGTCTTGGCTGTGGTGAGCGAATCCTGGTATTTCGCCTCTGCCAGCTCTGCATAATGCTTCAGCACTGCATCTGCTTCCGGCGCTTTTGCTGCCGGGGCAGCAAAGCTGGTCGAAGCGATGAAAAGCGCCAGTCCGGCGCCGATCATGAATGGTCGAGACATGCCCTCTCCTCTGGCGCCTTTGGCGCCGCTTATGAACTGTGGATGTGGTCTGTGGGCATGTCATGGAACAAAATTAAACTAGTGTCAAACAATCAGGAATAGCCCTCAATATTTAGGGCGCATCCTGATTTCAAGCCTTGACCATCCGGCAGAAGAAAAACCCGTCCGTATCGGTTGCGGCAGGGCTTAAGGTCAGGCTTTTGCCATTGGCAGAGGTGGGCTTGGCGACAGATGCGCCAAACAGCGCCGTCCAACGCTCGAGCATCGGCAACGGTGAAAATTGCGGATGGGCGGCGGTAAAGGCTTCGATCTGCCGGTCGTTTTCCTCTGGCAGCACCGAGCAGGTGACGTAGATTAACTCGCCGCCGGACCGGACATAGGTGGCGGCTTCGGCAAGGGCTTGGCTCTGCTGTTCGATCCGCTCCTGCAAATTGCGGTCAGTCAGCCGCCATTTGGTGTCGGGCCTGCGGCGCCAGGTGCCGGTGCCGGTGCAGGGAGCGTCGACCAGCACCTTGTCGAACCGACCGGCCAAAGACTGCAGGGCGGCAACCCGGTCATGGACCTGGATATTATGGGTGCCTGCGCGTTTCAGCCGCTCGATGATCGGCGCCAGCCGCTTGCGGTCGCTATCATAGGCATGCACCTGGCCCTTGTTGCCCATGGCGGCTGCCATCGCCAGCGTCTTGCCACCGCCGCCTGCGCAGAAATCCAGTACCTGGTGGCCTTCTGACGGTTCGACCAGCGCCGAGACGATCTGCGACCCCTCGTCCTGAACCTCGAACCAGCCTTTCTGGAAGCCAAGCTCGGCGGTGACATTCGGCAGGCGCGACGGGCCTTCGCCCGGTTCGATGCGGATGCCGATGGG
It encodes the following:
- a CDS encoding 5'-methylthioadenosine/S-adenosylhomocysteine nucleosidase (Enables the cleavage of the glycosidic bond in both 5'-methylthioadenosine and S-adenosylhomocysteine); its protein translation is MTFDLKSVCSKSILFVMAVDAEYGPLLRLRIQPLMTGVGPVESAIVTTNALRDLQAAGTLPDLVVSLGSAGSSRLEQTAVYQVSSVAYRDMDASPLGFEKGRTPFLDLPATVDLPLRIPGVAVASLSTGGNIVSGPVYDSISADMVDMETYAVLRACQTFNLPLIGLRGISDGKAELKHVGDWTEYLGVVDRNLAQAVDALVKAVEYGTFWF
- a CDS encoding PaaI family thioesterase, which produces MDADIQQRITASFARQGAMQTIGAELTRISHKLVEIELAFHDKLTQQHGFLHAGVISAALDTACSYAAYTVIAPETSLLTIEFKVNMMSPGRGDRFLFRGEITKPGSTIIVADGRGYAISDGPAKLIASMTSTLMVMRGREDIRE
- a CDS encoding TspO/MBR family protein produces the protein MRSALTNLIFMAAVTGIGTMIGLTNLPGDWYDGLEKPFFNPPGWIFGPVWTVLYVLIGLAGARIWQRMRQSRGASRAMALWFGQMLLNFLWSPAFFGAHSTGLGLIVILPMLALILAFVWQVRRLDRVAMLCFIPYFAWVSFATVLNGALFLLN
- a CDS encoding DUF1513 domain-containing protein; translation: MRGALMDRRHFLKAAGAVYLAGLTEAQAQALTATDAVYASAFRGQDGSFGAALLSEDGRIVARVALPGRAHGLAASANKVAAFARRPGTFIFIFDRQQQVAPVVVNAPAGRHFYGHGHFSPDGKLLYASENDFDNNRGMIGLYDATNGFSRIGEFSAHGIGTHDMSVSDDGSLLIIANGGIETNPDFGRTKLNLDHMQPSLVLADARTGALIEKHALPDALRQLSTRHIDLDARGRIWFACQYEGPRRDLPPLVGHFRRGEALHWLDLPPDITRGLANYVGAIAVNRREGLVGITSPNGGLSVTLDADSGKVLDTASLSEAAGIAPAAHGFATSSYDGRFLDRSETVNWDQHIIRI
- a CDS encoding imelysin family protein produces the protein MPNARCRILTLALTLSFLPLQALPVLAQDAAPHATALQTAAVPDVMAKTVDGFIRPGYRNFLDKAKALHAGMNALCATPSDQTVKAAKDGFEQAVRAWARIEIVRVGPVIEENRFEHILFYPDRKGLALKQIQGAIASNDDSFTKPEALHEKSVAIQGLGALEYVLYGTGSETLNQADGAFRCRYGAAIAGNIENMAGELSSLWEAPGGIQTAWKQPGPDNDVFRTPSEAVTGLLGILVHGTETVRDERIETFFKGAGGRIAPKQAIFWRSGLTFVSMQENLNGLKQLLNDTGAANLLPEGKRSVIPAINTLADRLIQTTQSMTPDIEAAVGQPENRKKLVSLLDDSRSMITDLSDGLGGGVGLSAGFSFADGD
- a CDS encoding di-heme oxidoredictase family protein; protein product: MPNVRLKTATIILLGGALLMGSLLESSLIAGAFAAELRPDLTPADRIKVNAVTVPTNDFSKAEAFEAMTAGAASSTGPADAKAFTHPLATLSFEQQQQFSLGEALFQKFWVSAPSSTQASDGLGPLFNARSCESCHQRGGRGHPPGPDGDATSMFLRLARPAHTDEEKAAIAALKALNFGDDTYGRQLQDRAVPGLAAEGRLAVTYQPKTVTLAGGETETLRVPTYSIDALGYGPLGADTTLSPRIANPMIGMGLIEAIADEDILANAERQAQAGNSVSGTVAKVRDHLSGEIKIGRFGWKAENATVRDQAASALAGDIGISSPDDPRHAGDCTANQPQCLAMPNGVQVRLGPVEAPPPVLDLMTFYSETLAPPKRRDVTKPQVLAGKALFYASGCASCHQPKYVTRRNAAYPALSFQLIWPYSDFLLHDMGPDLSDGQQVGLASGQQWRTPPLWGLGLTAKVGGRQAYLHDGRATSLPEAILWHGGEAEKARNAFASMTPGDRKALITFLESL